One region of Caldimonas thermodepolymerans genomic DNA includes:
- the fdhE gene encoding formate dehydrogenase accessory protein FdhE translates to MTATGTVRVMPVEEIVARGGGNVPYLAPPARGTVFAERGMRLRQLAASHAMGDFLRFMADVSLAQQELLNRHPEVPLPDAQALDDAARCGVPPLSATDWPRDAAWRQVLRDLVTKVRVAAPEAARPVIDRLLQWDDVQLERQADGLLHGVMHGLDLATAPLVAAALQVHWTHLVIATQERHQGGGSAFGRLDDHGRCPCCGSRPTASVVRPAGDAPGQRYLHCSLCSMQWHMVRARCTHCGATGHIAYESLEAADAPGDEPPRLAAVQAETCDDCGHYLKIVHTERDPFAEPVADDLATLTLDLLACEAGRQRYGVNLMLLYGEPEPPGDSPPTPGGH, encoded by the coding sequence ATGACAGCCACGGGAACGGTGCGGGTGATGCCCGTCGAGGAGATCGTCGCGCGCGGTGGCGGCAACGTGCCGTACCTGGCGCCGCCGGCGCGCGGGACCGTCTTCGCCGAACGGGGCATGCGCCTGCGCCAGCTCGCCGCCTCGCACGCGATGGGCGATTTCCTGCGCTTCATGGCCGACGTCTCGCTGGCGCAGCAGGAGCTGCTGAACCGCCATCCCGAGGTGCCGCTGCCGGATGCGCAGGCATTGGACGATGCGGCGCGCTGCGGGGTGCCGCCGCTGTCGGCCACCGACTGGCCGCGCGATGCGGCCTGGCGCCAGGTGCTGCGCGACCTCGTCACCAAGGTGCGGGTTGCCGCGCCCGAGGCTGCACGGCCCGTGATCGACCGCCTGCTGCAATGGGACGACGTGCAGCTCGAGCGGCAGGCCGACGGCCTGCTGCACGGCGTGATGCACGGGCTGGACCTGGCCACCGCACCGCTGGTGGCCGCCGCGCTACAGGTGCACTGGACGCACCTGGTCATTGCCACCCAGGAACGGCACCAGGGCGGCGGGTCGGCCTTCGGCCGGCTCGACGACCACGGGCGCTGTCCCTGCTGCGGCAGCCGGCCCACCGCCAGCGTGGTGCGCCCGGCCGGTGATGCGCCGGGCCAGCGCTACCTGCACTGTTCGCTGTGCTCGATGCAGTGGCACATGGTGCGCGCGCGCTGCACGCACTGCGGCGCCACCGGGCACATTGCCTATGAATCCCTGGAGGCGGCCGACGCGCCGGGCGACGAGCCGCCGCGCCTGGCCGCGGTGCAGGCCGAGACCTGCGACGACTGCGGCCATTACCTCAAGATCGTGCACACCGAGCGCGATCCGTTCGCGGAGCCGGTGGCCGACGACCTGGCGACGCTGACGCTGGACCTGCTGGCCTGCGAAGCGGGCCGGCAACGCTACGGCGTCAACCTGATGCTGCTGTACGGCGAACCCGAACCACCGGGAGACTCGCCTCCCACGCCGGGAGGTCATTGA